AATCTTCTGCTTCCGAAAATGAAATTATTAATGCAGCAAAACTTTCTGAAATTCATGATGAAATAAAAAATTTTTCTGAAGGATATAATACTTATATTGGAGAAGGTGGAGTTTCATTATCTGGCGGTCAAAAACAAAGAATTGCTATTGCTCGAGCTTTTTTAACTTCTCCTAAACTTTTAATTTTAGATGATCCCTTATCTGCAGTAGATAACGAAACAGAACAAAAAATTTTAAAAAATCTTTATAATCAAAAATTACCAAATCAAACTTTTATCATTATTTCTCATAAATTATCTATTTTAAAAAAAGCTGATTTTATTATTGTAATAAAAAATGGAGTTATTCTTCAAAAAGGTACCCATGAGTTATTAATGAAAGAAGAAAATTGGTATCAGAAAATGTATCATTATCAAAAATTTAAAACTTAATCAAGAGACAAAAAATCTATATAAAGGAACTTATAATATCGTGAATAATACCATACAATCTTGGTTGACTTTAAAAAAATTATTATCTTATTATAAAAATCATAAAAAATCTTTAATTTTTTCCTGCATATTAATGTTTTTTTCTATAGTAACAGAAATATTGGGACCAATTATTATTAGCATGTTTTTAAAAAATATCTTAACTATAAAAAATTATAATTATGTAACATCTATTTATTTAGTTTTTATTTTTTTAATATTACAAATTATTTCAGCAAGTTTAAATTATATTCAAAAAATAACATTTAATAAAATTTCTATTTCTATTATTCAAAAAATTAGACTTCAAGTTATGCATTCCGTTTTACAGCAACCTATGAAAATATTTGATACAGTTCCCATTGGAAATTTAGTCACAAATATTATTAATGATACTGAATCTATCAAAGAATTTTATGACGTAATAATTTCTTCCATTTTAAAAAATTTTATATTATTTTTTTTAATTTTAATATCTATGTTTTATTTAGATTATAAAATGGCTTTAATTAGCTCTCTAATGATTCCTATTGTGACTTTAATCATGTTTATCCATCAACAATATAGTAAACCTATTATTCAAAAAATTAAAAATTCTATTACACAATTGAATGTAATCATTAATGAAATGTTAAATGGAATTATTATCATCCAACAATTTCAACAAGAAAAAAAATTTATTAAAAAAATTGAATTAATTAGTAAAAAAAATTATTCAGAACGTATGAAAATGTTACGTCTTGATGGTCTTTTATTACGACCTTTACTCAGTTTTATTTCTTCAATAATTTTAGTAATGATTATTATGTTTTTTAAACTATCTAATTATAATGTACTAAATATTAGTATATTATATACATTTATGAACTATTTAGGGCGTTTAAATGAACCTCTAATTTCTATGGCAAATCAACAATCTTTATTACAACAAGCTATTGTATCTTCTGAAAGAATTTTTACATTATTAAATTCTGAAAAACAAACATATGGAATGAATAATTTACCATGGACCACTGGTGAAATAGAATTTAAAAATGTGAATTTTTATTATAATATAAAAGAAAAAAAAATATTACATAATATCAATTTAAAAATTAAAAATAATAGTTTTATAGCTTTAGTAGGAAAAACAGGAAGTGGTAAAAGTACTTTAGCAAAACTTTTAATGGGATATTATCCAGAATATACAGGAAAAATATTTTTAGATAAAAAAGATCTTAAATCACTAAAAAAAAAAAAATTACGTAAAAACATTGCTATGGTGCAACAAGAACCAACAATTTTGTGTGATACGTTTAAACAAAATATTACTTTAGGTAGAAAAATAAAAGATGAAGAAATATTAAAAATAATTAAAAAAGTACAATTAAATTCTTTAGTAAAAACTTTACCACATAATATTACCACTCAATTAGACCCACAAGGAAAAAATTTATCACAAGGACAAAAACAATTAATTGGAATAAGTAGAATTTTAGTTACACGTCCAAAAATATTAATTTTTGATGAAGCTACAGCTAATATAGATGCTGAATCAGAACAAAAAATTAATCATACATTATCAGAAATCAAAAAATATACTACTACTATTGTTATTGCACATCGATTATCGACAATTATTAATGCTGATAAAATTATTGTTTTAGATCAAGGAAAAATAATTGAACAAGGTTCTCATGTAGAATTATTAAAAAAAAAAGGATTTTATTGGAAAATATATTCTTTTCAATTACAAGAAAAAAATATCTTTTAAACATTAATTTTTTAAAAATATTAAAAATCCTGTTAGATTTTCCAATACCTATTGTATTTAATTTGGCTGCTTTTTTCCAAACCTGACCAGATGTTTAAATATTAATAGTATTCTAATTCTAACAGGATTTTTAAAAATTTATAAAAAACATTATTTTATAAATTGTAAAAAAATAATCTTTTTTAATTAAACACTAAATTTTATAAAAAGTCTAGTAAAATTTTTTTTAAAAAAAAATTTTAAATTTTATGAATAGGATTCTATATGCAATATACAGTTTTAGCAAATAAGTGGCGACCTCAGATTTTTAAAGAAGTAATAGGTCAAGAATATATTGTACAATTATTAATAAATTCTATTAATTTAAAAAAAATTCATCATGCCTGGCTATTTACCGGAATACGAGGAATCGGAAAAACAACATTAGCTAGAATATTAGCTAAAAGTTTGAGTTGCTTAAAAAGTATTACAACATTACCTTGTCGTATTTGCAATAATTGCATCTCTATAGAACAAGGAAAATTTTTAGATTTTATTGAACTTGATGCAGCTTCACGAACAAAAATAGAAGATATTAAAATAGTTTTAGAATCTATACATTATACACCAATTATAGGACGTTTTAAAATTTATTTAATTGATGAAATTCATATGTTATCAAAACATAGTTTTAATGCTCTTTTGAAAACATTAGAAGAACCTCCAAAACACGTTAAATTTATTTTAGCAACAACTGAATTAGAAAAATTACCTTATACTATACGATCACGATGTTTACAATTACATTTACAACCTATACATGAAAAAAAAATTTATAAATTTTTAAAAAAAATTTTGAAAAAAGAAAAAATTGATATAGAATCCAAAGCTATAGAATTATTATCTCAAAATTCCTCTGGAAGTATACGAGATGCTATCAATATGACAGAACTAGTTATTGCTTCTGAAATGCATAAAAAAATTACTTATGAAAAAGTAACACAAATACTAGGAATTTGTCATTCTAAACATATTATAAAATTTGTAAAATATATTTTGACAAAAGATCTACAAAAAATTTTTAAATTATTAGATTTTTTAGAAAATTTGAGTATTTCCTTAGAAGAAATATTAATAAAAATAATTCAATTATTTCATTATATTGCACTATTACAAGTCACATTATCAAACCAATCTAAATCTTTAAAAAAATCTTTATATTCAATAAAAAAAATTTATAATTTTGCTAAAATAACATCTTTTGAAAAAATACAAAAATATTATACAATTTTAATAAATGGAAGAAAAAATTTAAAATATGCTCCAAATATCCGTATTGGACTAGAAATACTTTTTCTTCAAATTTATCATGAAATTTAATTCTAAAAATTTAATTAGGAAAAAATATGTTTACAAAAGAAAATTTTGAAAAATTATTAAATCAAGCGCAAAACATGCAAAAAAATATGGAAAAAATTCGTACCCAAGTTAAAAACATTGTTGTAAAAGGAGAATCAGGTGCAGGATTAGTTAAAGTATATTTGAATGGTTTATATCATTGTCAAAAAATAAAAATTGATAATACATTATTTAATATTACTGATAAAAAAGTAACAATAGACTTGATTATTGCCGCATTTAATCAAGCCATACAAAAAATTTTAGAAACACAAACCAAAAATATAATTAAAAAATAATAACTTTTTTTTAAAAAAATTTTATTTTTTTTTTAAAAAAAAATCTCGACGAATAACAGAACACCAGCTAAAATAATATATTATATTTTAATAATATAAATTTTTTTTGAAAAAATAAATAATTCATTATAGGAAAATTTTAAAATGGATCAAAAAACAAAAAAAACTCATGTTTTTCAATCAGAAGTTAAACAATTATTACATCTTATGATACATTCTTTATATTCTAATAAAGAAATTTTTTTACGTGAAGTAATATCAAATTCTTCCGATGCTATTGAAAAATTACGTTTTTCTCAATTATCTCATCCGGATCAATATAAAAAACTTATTAATCCTTTTAAAATTCAAATATCCTTAGATAAAAAAAATCATACCATTACTGTTATAGATAACGGAATTGGAATGACAAAAGATGAAATTATAAATAATTTAGGAACAATTGCAAAATCTGGAACTAAAAATTTTTTAGAAAAATTACAAAAAAATAAAAAAGAAAAAAATGATTTTATTGGACAATTTGGAGTTGGATTTTATTCAACATTTATTGTTGCAAAAAAAGTATCAGTATATACTCGACATGCAAATTTAAAAAATAAGCAAGGTTTATTATGGGAATCAGAAGGAAAAGGAACATATACTCTTGAAGAAATCCCAATTCAAGAAATCGGAACACAAATAATTTTACATTTAAAATCTACTGAACATGAATTTTTAGAAGAATGGAAAATTAA
The sequence above is drawn from the Buchnera aphidicola (Tuberolachnus salignus) genome and encodes:
- the dnaX gene encoding DNA polymerase III subunit gamma/tau, yielding MQYTVLANKWRPQIFKEVIGQEYIVQLLINSINLKKIHHAWLFTGIRGIGKTTLARILAKSLSCLKSITTLPCRICNNCISIEQGKFLDFIELDAASRTKIEDIKIVLESIHYTPIIGRFKIYLIDEIHMLSKHSFNALLKTLEEPPKHVKFILATTELEKLPYTIRSRCLQLHLQPIHEKKIYKFLKKILKKEKIDIESKAIELLSQNSSGSIRDAINMTELVIASEMHKKITYEKVTQILGICHSKHIIKFVKYILTKDLQKIFKLLDFLENLSISLEEILIKIIQLFHYIALLQVTLSNQSKSLKKSLYSIKKIYNFAKITSFEKIQKYYTILINGRKNLKYAPNIRIGLEILFLQIYHEI
- a CDS encoding ABC transporter transmembrane domain-containing protein; amino-acid sequence: MNNTIQSWLTLKKLLSYYKNHKKSLIFSCILMFFSIVTEILGPIIISMFLKNILTIKNYNYVTSIYLVFIFLILQIISASLNYIQKITFNKISISIIQKIRLQVMHSVLQQPMKIFDTVPIGNLVTNIINDTESIKEFYDVIISSILKNFILFFLILISMFYLDYKMALISSLMIPIVTLIMFIHQQYSKPIIQKIKNSITQLNVIINEMLNGIIIIQQFQQEKKFIKKIELISKKNYSERMKMLRLDGLLLRPLLSFISSIILVMIIMFFKLSNYNVLNISILYTFMNYLGRLNEPLISMANQQSLLQQAIVSSERIFTLLNSEKQTYGMNNLPWTTGEIEFKNVNFYYNIKEKKILHNINLKIKNNSFIALVGKTGSGKSTLAKLLMGYYPEYTGKIFLDKKDLKSLKKKKLRKNIAMVQQEPTILCDTFKQNITLGRKIKDEEILKIIKKVQLNSLVKTLPHNITTQLDPQGKNLSQGQKQLIGISRILVTRPKILIFDEATANIDAESEQKINHTLSEIKKYTTTIVIAHRLSTIINADKIIVLDQGKIIEQGSHVELLKKKGFYWKIYSFQLQEKNIF
- a CDS encoding YbaB/EbfC family nucleoid-associated protein codes for the protein MFTKENFEKLLNQAQNMQKNMEKIRTQVKNIVVKGESGAGLVKVYLNGLYHCQKIKIDNTLFNITDKKVTIDLIIAAFNQAIQKILETQTKNIIKK